The following are encoded together in the Hoplias malabaricus isolate fHopMal1 chromosome 3, fHopMal1.hap1, whole genome shotgun sequence genome:
- the sfxn2 gene encoding sideroflexin-2 translates to MAALSGFDVDAPRWDQTTFMGRLKHFFNITDSRTAILSNSKLDEAKALVESCRAGSVPPGTTVDQLHYAKKLYDSAFHPDTGERMNLIGRMSFQVPGGMAITGFMLQFYRTVPAVVFWQWVNQSFNALVNYTNRNAASPITPKQIGVAYVTATSTALATAVGLNLYTKKAPPLVARWVPFVAVAAANCVNIPMMRQQEILNGIAVTDENGNKLGHSRKAAVKGITQVVISRVTMAAPGMIILPIIMQRLEKYRFMQKITFLHAPLQVMMVGVFLVFMVPAACSLFPQNSSLAVSKLEPELRESIVSQYGDSVKYVYFNKGL, encoded by the exons ATGGCGGCTCTGAGTGGCTTTGATGTTGACGCTCCACGCTGGGATCAGACCACATTTATGGGACgtcttaaacatttttttaacattacgGACTCTCGCACTGCCATCCTGTCTAACTCCAAACTTGATGAAGCCAAAGCCTTAGTGGAGAGCTGCAG AGCTGGCTCTGTTCCTCCAGGTACTACAGTGGACCAGCTGCACTATGCCAAGAAGCTTTATGACTCAGCATTTCACCCAGACACTGGTGAAAGGATGAACTTGATTGGCAGAATGTCTTTCCAAGTGCCCGGGGGCATGGCCATCACCGGCTTCATGCTGCAGTTCTACAG GACAGTTCCAGCTGTGGTGTTTTGGCAGTGGGTTAACCAGTCCTTCAACGCTCTGGTCAACTACACCAATCGCAACGCTGCCTCTCCAATCACACCAAA ACAGATCGGGGTGGCTTATGTAACAGCCACGAGCACTGCCCTGGCCACGGCTGTGGGTCTGAACCTTTACACAAAG AAAGCTCCGCCTCTGGTGGCTCGCTGGGTGCCTTTTGTAGCCGTGGCTGCAGCTAACTGTGTAAACATCCCCATGATGAGGCAGCA ggaAATCTTGAATGGCATTGCAGTCACAGATGAAAACGGCAATAAGCTCGGCCACTCCAGA AAAGCTGCAGTCAAGGGCATCACACAGGTTGTCATTTCTCGAGTCACCATGGCAGCACCAGGCATGA TTATCCTTCCTATTATTATGCAGAGACTAGAAAAATACAGATTTATGCAG aaaattacatttcTGCACGCACCGTTGCAAGTGATGATGGTTGGAGTATT CCTGGTCTTCATGGTGCCTGCAGCCTGTTCCCTGTTTCCACAGAACAG CTCCCTGGCTGTGTCGAAACTGGAGCCAGAGCTCAGAGAGTCCATTGTCTCTCAATACGGAGACAGTGTTAAGTATGTCTACTTCAACAAGGGCTTGTGA
- the timp2a gene encoding metalloproteinase inhibitor 2a encodes MSAEMRCVSGWLCVLVLALVFGVEERAEACSCSPVHPQQGFCNADIVIRAKVVGGKEVDAGNDIYGNPIKRIQYDIKQIKMFKGPDNPIEMIFTAPSSAVCGVTMETNGKKEYLISGKADGSGKMHVTLCDLIMPWESMSPTQKKSLSQRYQMGCDCKITRCAAFPCVVSTPEECLWTDWVTEKIIHGRQSDHYSCIRRGDGSCAWYRGSAPPKKEFMDNEDP; translated from the exons ATGAGCGCTGAAATGCGGTGTGTGAGCGGCTGGCTGTGCGTGCTGGTGCTGGCGCTGGTGTTCGGGGTGGAGGAGAGAGCAGAAGCCTGCAGCTGCTCCCCGGTTCATCCTCAACAGGGCTTCTGCAACGCCGACATCG TAATCAGAGCTAAGGTGGTTGGAGGAAAAGAGGTGGATGCTGGGAATGATATTTATGGCAACCCTATCAAGAGGATCCAGTACGACATCAAGCAGATCAAG atgttcaaAGGACCTGACAATCCCATTGAAATGATCTTTACTGCACCTTCatctgctgtgtgtggtgtaaCCATGGAGACCAATGGAAAGAAGGAGTATCTCATTTCAG GCAAGGCAGATGGCAGTGGGAAGATGCATGTGACCCTGTGTGATCTCATCATGCCCTGGGAGTCCATGAGTCCCACCCAGAAGAAGAGCCTGAGCCAGCGCTACCAGATGGGCTGCGACTGCAAG ATTACCCGCTGTGCAGCCTTCCCATGTGTGGTCAGCACCCCAGAGGAGTGCTTGTGGACAGACTGGGTGACGGAGAAGATCATCCATGGACGCCAGTCTGACCACTACTCCTGCATTAGGAGAGGAGATGGCTCATGTGCCTGGTATCGTGGAAGTGCTCCACCCAAGAAAGAGTTCATGGACAACGAGGACCCGTAA